The following are encoded in a window of Esox lucius isolate fEsoLuc1 chromosome 14, fEsoLuc1.pri, whole genome shotgun sequence genomic DNA:
- the LOC105025183 gene encoding proteoglycan 4 isoform X1: protein MNTVARKTAKKSLRKPLLFPRSQVDDRDDVSACSMSGLVQCRASPPPSHVGDGSFMDLPQTTAPPPHSLSSKNPLSQPTLSAKTKICMPVQNTWKGEPYDKPLLKYTTALPIGRRHCRSHPIQPLIPNSSPNLTNKRVKFKNPEATLHLIPAWPDLEQFTQQTPTSGGQLVRPLTRRPPSRKQPQSADQRHLDAICSHSSLTTGEAVGGENSGGGGDRGFLSRSVRDLLLLTSSSDDDTDFESPSEPLFRCPTPAYLTRRYQNSLKWYQAVRSEKKIERHNKMLQQLCDEGTSDRPTAEKADPSGVQARHSALQGAGEGSTICKQGGKRKRSLLLGKRDLPPSRVRRWDRRSWRRELDSSSSDSPASDSIIVLSSAFFPPAATSTPPDSSPLSMTPCNTLLLSHSLSLSTPSSCPSTPLYPHSFTSSAPGTPLQSDLTSPVRTKSFYSSAPCTPQHAILCRDRSNISGNRTTCCGLERCPTAAKETNPPLGIFNINVDTVKTEDSEMSRSNEMKTSRPNEMGGKGSPIRAKTFAPSDTSPILKKENSPHADRPLRKPMETSAGASALEADHGILIPGRKLTLTPIFSNPCHVPETRKRSPHKSPKSPQATTAHQKPNSPQDTKSSKKIPKTSESLKLTLLSSEKQTDKTQCNFMELPTPQIVVSTAGIAESQHVIPTKNIESQSAGGNRPSNKTSPSSDPLLKGKDSANTASLQKPKEDRGRNERPPFPGFRDFKQAFKSLLEQRPVVAKPPRKSNIALNDIQGQFKTPSPKTCSLKTSSPKTISSKTSSPNTSYPMNSSNKTTSHKTSSPKTSCLWKPQSRGLFRTFQDPKIQIPIQNQSPSIRPTSNNNPEEKPPASTSVLGRSSELKMRQAFQQQDTPRPKSYPPKSKPFEISPGYIGTPFQGSTPISRGLKTSHGCPSRTRSSQSNASYSARARWEREDRERERWQRERSPASPRQRYQAWGPVPQPTWERNPKEGLTRSGKEKTSKRQDDLKMKVQTPLSQKKTTTHKSCPNVPSPCQYPPPARNGSDSRSKNTNGTRLPTAHTKSKVPGERTYSQHIRLPSVPQQFPHQSLHPRSGPSSPEIIHAIVSVIGYLLGVPPTSIPGFCPSLEDPSASSTPDPSAFHLEPSQHPLIEELRLLRQRLSKTGPEVSTQPTPNAHHTKPSYRPQDR, encoded by the exons ATGAATACTGTAGCAAGGAAAACTGCTAAAAAAAGTTTAAGAAAACCACTGCTTTTTCCTAGGTCCCAGGTTGATGACAGAGACGATGTTAGCGCATGTTCAATGTCAGGGCTGGTTCAATGTCGAG CATCCCCACCCCCAAGTCACGTAGGAGATGGTTCGTTTATGGACCTCCCTCAGACCActgcacccccaccccacagCCTCAGTAGTAAGAACCCCCTTTCTCAACCCACTCTCTCAGCCAAGACCAAGATATGTATGCCGGTGCAAAATACCTGGAAAGGAGAGCCTTATGACAAGCCTTTGCTCAAATACACAACAGCCCTCCCTATTGGTAGGCGCCACTGTAGATCTCATCCAATTCAACCACTCATCCCCAACTCATCTCCAAACCTGACTAATAAAAGGGTGAAGTTCAAAAATCCTGAGGCCACCCTACATCTTATTCCAGCATGGCCAGATTTAGAGCAGTTCACACAACAGACACCCACCTCTGGAGGTCAGTTGGTTAGACCACTAACGCGCAGACCACCATCACGCAAGCAGCCCCAGTCTGCAGACCAGAGACATCTGGATGCTATCTGCTCACACAGCTCCCTTACTACGGGGGAGGCTGTTGGAGGTGAGAAtagtggagggggaggagatagGGGCTTCCTGTCCCGCTCTGTCAGAGATCTGCTGTTGCTTACCTCCAGCTCCGATGATGACACAGACTTTGAGTCTCCTTCTGAGCCTCTGTTCCGATGCCCCACCCCAGCCTACCTCACCCGCCGCTACCAGAACAGCTTAAAATGGTACCAGGCCGTGCGAAGTGAGAAGAAGATCGAACGTCACAATAAAATGCTTCAGCAGCTTTGTGACGAG GGGACATCAGATAGGCCTACTGCTGAAAAAG CAGACCCCTCTGGTGTCCAGGCGAGACACTCCGCCCTTCAGGGTGCTGGGGAGGGGTCGACCATCTGTAAACAGGGGGGGAAGAGGAAAAGGAGCCTGCTGTTGGGGAAAAGGGACCTCCCTCCCAGCCGGGTGAGGAGATGGGACCGGCGGTCATGGCGGAGAGAGCTAGACAGCAGCTCCTCGGACTCCCCCGCATCTGATTCCATCATCGTGCTCAGTTCCGCCTTCTTCCCCCCTGCTGCTACCAGCACTCCCCCTGACTCTTCTCCTCTTTCAATGACACCTTGCAATACCCTACTGCTTTCCCATTCCTTATCACTCAGTACGCCTTCCAGTTGCCCTAGCACCCCACTGTACCCTCACTCCTTCACCTCCAGTGCCCCTGGCACACCGTTACAAAGTGATCTGACATCCCCAGTACGCACCAAGTCATTCTACTCCAGTGCCCCATGCACCCCACAACATGCGATCCTTTGCAGGGACAGGAGCAACATCTCAGGAAATAGGACTACATGTTGTGGGCTGGAGAGATGTCCGACAGCAGCTAAAGAAACCAATCCCCCTCTAGGTATTTTCAATATTAATGTggacacagtgaagacagaggATTCTGAGATGAGTAGGAGCAATGAAATGAAGACTTCAAGACCAAACGAAATGGGTGGGAAAGGTTCTCCTATCAGAGCTAAGACTTTTGCACCGTCAGACACCAGtcccattttgaaaaaggaaaataGTCCACATGCTGACCGACCACTGCGGAAACCAATGGAAACCTCAGCTGGTGCTTCTGCGCTTGAGGCAGACCATGGGATCCTCATTCCAGGAAGGAAGCTAACACTCACCCCCATCTTTTCCAACCCTTGTCATGTACCAGAAACCAGAAAGAGAAGTCCACATAAAAGCCCTAAGTCTCCTCAGGCAACCACAGCACATCAAAAACCCAACTCCCCTCAAGATACAAAAAGTTCTAAGAAAATTCCTAAAACCAGTGAATCACTTAAATTAACACTTTTGTCATCTgagaagcagacagacaaaacacagtgtAATTTTATGGAACTACCAACACCTCAGATTGTTGTCAGTACAGCTGGAATTGCAGAGTCACAACATGTTATACCCACAAAGAATATAGAATCCCAGAGTGCTGGAGGGAACCGGCCATCCAACAAGACTTCACCTTCCTCTGACCCTCTTCTTAAAGGGAAAGATTCTGCAAACACAGCTTCTCTGCAAAAGCCAAAGGAAGATAGAGGAAGGAATGAGAGACCTCCCTTCCCTGGCTTTAGAGACTTTAAGCAGGCATTTAAAAGCCTTTTAGAGCAGAGGCCAGTGGTGGCTAAACCTCCCAGAAAATCCAATATAGCTCTGAATGACATACAGGGGCAGTTTAAGACCCCCTCTCCCAAGACCTGTTCCCTCAAGACTTCCTCTCCAAAGACCATCTCTTCTAAAACCTCCTCTCCCAATACTTCCTATCCCATGAACTCCTCTAATAAGACCACGTCTCATAAAACCTCCTCTCCCAAGACTTCCTGTCTCTGGAAGCCTCAGAGTAGAGGTCTATTCAGAACTTTCCAGGATCCCAAGATCCAAATTCCCATTCAGAATCAGAGCCCTTCTATCCGGCCCACCTCCAACAATAACCCAGAAGAGAAGCCTCCAGCATCAACCTCAGTTCTGGGCAGGAGTTCAGAGTTGAAAATGAGACAAGCTTTCCAGCAACAGGATACACCCAGGCCAAAGAGTTACCCCCCCAAGAGCAAACCATTCGAGATTTCCCCAGGCTATATAGGTACTCCTTTTCAGGGAAGTACCCCCATCTCTAGGGGTTTAAAAACCTCACATGGCTGTCCATCGAGGACCAGGAGTTCTCAGAGTAATGCCTCATATTCTGCCAGAGCACGTTGggaaagagaggacagagagagggagagatggcaGAGGGAGCGGTCCCCCGCCTCACCTCGACAGCGTTACCAAGCATGGGGCCCAGTTCCACAGCCAACATGGGAGAGAAATCCTAAAGAAGGCTTGACAAGATCTGGGAAGGAAAAAACTTCTAAAAGACAAGATGACTTAAAAATGAAAGTCCAAACACCACTTTCTCAAAAAAAAACCACCACTCACAAGAGTTGTCCAAATGTACCCTCACCGTGCCAGTATCCGCCACCGGCCAGAAATGGCTCAGATTCACGCTCCAAAAACACCAACGGCACCCGCTTACCCACGGCCCACACTAAAT CTAAAGTACCAGGAGAGAGGACATACAGTCAGCACATCAGACTCCCCTCTGTCCCACAGCAGTTCCCTCACCAGTCGCTCCACCCCAGATCCGGCCCCAGCAGTCCAGAGATTATCCATGCCATTGTGAGTGTGATCGGGTATCTGCTTGGTGTTCCACCCACCTCCATCCCCGGCTTCTGCCCTTCACTTGAAGACCCCAGTGCCTCGTCCACCCCTGACCCATCCGCTTTTCATTTGGAACCCAGCCAGCACCCCTTGATTGAAGAGCTACGACTCCTCAGGCAAAGACTCAGTAAGACTGGGCCAGAGGTCAGCACTCAGCCAACACCCAACGCCCATCACACCAAGCCGTCTtacagaccacaggacag atga